Part of the Phycisphaerales bacterium genome, GACGACCTGCGTGTGCTGACGTGGGACGACGCCCGCGCCCGCGCGTGCGGCGACCAGACGTTCTCCCTGCTGGGCGACACGGTGCACACGGACCTTCGCGATGCGCTGCTCAACCCCGCCGCGTTCGGGCCGGGCGGCGTCGTCGGTCGATCGATCGTGCTGACCGGCACGCCCGAGCTGACCGAGGCCGCGCTGCGCGAGGCCGACGTGGTGATCATGCCGCGGTTCGACTCGCTCAACGCGTGCGAGCAGCGCCTGCTGCGGCTGTTCCTCGACCAGGGCGGCGGCGTGCTGATCTTCGAGAACGGCAGCCCCGACACGATGGCCGAGGTGGTCCCCACCGGCGGCGCTACGAGTTGTGGCTCGAACGCGTTCGCCTTCACCGGGGCGCACCCCGTGGTCGATGGCCCGTTCGGCGCGCTCTCGGGGCCATGGCAGCGCGTGTTCAACTGCGCGATGGACGACCTGGGCGCCGGCGCGACGCCGCTGGCGACGATCGGCACCGGCGCGGCGACGGCCGCCGCCTTCGAACGCGGCGAGGGACGGGCCGTTCTCGTCGGCGATGAGGAATGGGCGATGTCGATCGATCCGTGCCCGGCCGCGCCGGCGTGGAACGCCAACGGCCGCGTCTTCGCGCTCAACGCCGTGGCGTGGGTCGCGCCGGACGAGGGCTTCGCGTTCGACCCACCGCCGTTCGTCTGCCAGGCCGACCTCGACGGCAACTGCCTGCTTGAGCTCTTCGACTTCCTGGCCTTCCAGAACCTGTTCGACGCCGGCGACCCGGCCGCCGACTTCGACGGCGACGGCTCGCTGACGATCTTCGACTTCCTGGCGTTCCAGAACGCGTTCGATATGGGGTGCCCGTAACGAGCCAGCCGGGCTCGAAGATTCAGCGCACGATGGCAGGGCACGCCGGCGACGGGCGTGGGCGGTCGTTTTCAGAATACCCAAGTCGCCCATCGCTCCATCGCGCCCGAAACCCACCGAGATTCCCTTGTGCTCCGGATGGGATCTCGTTATGCTGGGGTCCTAAAGGAGAATCCGATGTTCCGACTCCGCCCCGCCGTGGCCGCTCTGGCCGTTCTGCCCGCCCTCGTTCCCGCCGCCACCGCTTTCGGGCAGGGGTGCGACCCATCGGACCTGTTCGAGACCCGCGTGAACTACGACGCGGGCGACCGGGCCAGGTCGGTCGTCATGGGGGACCTCGACGGCGACGGCGATCCCGATCTGGCCGTCGCGAACTTGGGGAGCAACGACTTCAGCGTGCTGCTCAACAGCGGCCACGGCACCTTCGCGCCCGAAGTGCGCTACGCCCACAGCGGCAACAATGGCTTCGCCGTGACCATGGGCGACCTGGACGGCGACGGCGACGCCGACCTGATGACGGCAAACTCCACGAGCGACAACGTCAGCGTGCTGCTCAACAACGGCGACGGCACCTTCGCGCGGGGCGTGCTGTACGACGCGGGCGACGAGCCGCGATCGGTCGCCATAGGCGACCTGGACGGCGACGGCGACGTCGATCTGGCGGTGGCGAACTACAGGGGCAACAGCGCCAGCGTGCTGCTCAACAACGGCGACGGCACCTTCGTGCCTCGTGTGGACTACGGCGCGGGCAACGGGGCCTGGTCGATGGCGGTGGGCGACCTGGACGGCGACGGCGACGGCGACCTGATCACGGCCAATGACATCGGCGACAGCGTGAGCGTGCTGCTCAACAACGGCGACGGCACCTTCGCGCCCAGCGTGCCGTACGACGTGGGCAACGGCCCGCGATCGATCGCCGTGGGCGATCTGGACGGCGACGGCGCGGCCGACCTGGTGACGGCGAACTTCGTGGGCGACAACGCCAGCGTGCTGCTCAACAACGGGGACGGGACCTTCGGGGCCCGCGTGGAATACGACACGCCCAACGGGCCCGAAGGGGTGGCGATCGGTGATCTCAACAGCGACGGCGTGCCCGACCTGGCCACGGTTAACGGCCAGGCCAGCTCGGCCAATCGGGTGAGCGTGCTGATCGGCAACGGGGACGGCACCTTTGCGCCGCGCACGAACTATCTCGTCGGCGCAGCGCCAGCCTCGGTGGCCATGGGCGACCTGAACGGCGACGGCGCCCTCGATTTGGCCACGGCGAACAGTAACGGCGACAGCGTGAGCGTGCTGCTCAACCGGTGCGTCGCGCCGATCATCACGACGCAGCCCGCCTCGCTCTTGCTGCCCGCCGGCGGGGGCGTGGCCGAGTTCGGCGTCGTCGCCGGCGGCACGAGTGGATTCCTCTACCAGTGGCGGCGCGACGGCGTGGACCTGGTCGATGGCGGCGGCGTCTCGGGCTCGATGACGCCCACGCTGACGATCGACGCCACCATCGAGGACGTGGCCGCGTACGACGTGATGGTCACCAACGTGGCCGGCGACACGGTGAGCCAGCCGGGCGTCCTGGCCGTGCGGCCCAACCCCTGCCCTGCCGACTTCGACGGCGACGGCAGCCTGACGCTGTTCGACTTCCTGGCGTTCCAGAACGCGTTCGACGCGGGGTGCGGCGGCTGAGGCCCTACGGCAGCCCCGAGCCCGCGTCGCCCTCGGGCTCGGGCTCGGGCTGGGGGACGGTCCCGCCGCACTCGGGGCAGGTCGCCTCGCCGGTGGGCGCCGCTCGCGGCAGGCCGTGGGTGTCATAGCCGCAGTGCGGGCAGGGCGCTCGGGCGGTCTCGGGCCTGGCGATGGCCCACACGAAGCCGGCGACCGCGCCGAACGAGGCGCCCATGGCCGGCCCGAGCACCAGCCAGCCGGCCATCGCGGCCCAACCGGGACCGGTCACCGAGCCGGCGACCACGCCCAGCCCCACCCCCGCCGCGCCGCCGATTGATCCGCCCCAGGCCATGCCCTTGATCAGGCGGGCTCCGGTGCGGGTGTCGTCCATGGGGGAGGGTATGGGGAAGGGGGAGGCGATCCGCCGCAACGCGTGTCAGGCTCTCCCAATCACGGACACCCGGCGTCGAAGTCGTTCAAGAACGCCGCAAGGTCCTCTTGCGAGAAGAATCCGTCGCTGTTCCAGTCCCCGAGCGCCTGGCGGGCCTGGTACTGGTTGAGGAATTCGAGCACGTCGAACGCGTCTAGTCGCCCGTCCCCGTTGGCGTCCGGCGGGCAGAATCCGCCGCTCAGGTGCACGAAGGCCTCGCCAGCGCCGAGGTTGGCTTCTTCTGCGGTAATGCCGATGTCGTCGTTGCCGTCGACGTCGATGTCGCCCAGCCCGCCCACGCGAGCGCCGAAGTAGTCCGAGCCCCCCCGACGCGGGCTGGTGATCGTCACTCCGCTCTCGCCGTCGAGCGTGGCGACGTCGAAGACTCCCCCGGGACCAAGAGGCCCACCGCCGGATCGACCGAACACGACGTGGGCTCGACCAAATTCCTCGATGATCGATGGGGCGCCGATGATGATGTCGGACCGGCCATCCGCGTTCACGTCGCCCGCCGCCGCCACGGACCAGCCCAATCCCTTGCGTACCAGTTCATCGCTCGAATCGAGGAAGACGCCGCCCTCGTCCTCGCCGATCGCGTCCGTACGGTACTCGGCCTCGAACCAGGGTGCGCCGAACAGCACGAACACGCGGCCGTCGAACCGGTCGCCCGCGCTGGGCGCACCGAACGCGACGTCGTCTCGGCCGTCGCCGTTGAGGTCCCCCACGCCCGCAACGCCATACCCGAGCCCGAACGATCGATCCGGTCCGGGCCGCAGCGTGAAGCCGTTGGTGCCGTCGAGGCCGGCGACGTCAACAACGGCCCCCAGTGCCGGCCCGCCGAACACGACGTGGGCCTTGCCGGGAGCGAGGATCTCGAACGGACGCGAGCCGACGTCACCCGATGCGCCCAGCACGACGTCGGCGAACCCATCGCCATTGACGTCGCCGGCGCCATCGACGGCGACGCCAAGGAGGTCGTCGCCCGACTCGGGGAGGATCAGGAAGCCGTCGGCGCCGTCGAACAGGCGGGGATCGATCCGGGCGGGCAGGCCATCGGCCGAGCCGTACAGCACGTACGCCTGGCACGCCGAGTGGCCAGACTCGTCTCGCATTCGTGCGAACGAGAACACCGCGTCGTCGACGCCGTCGCCGTTGACGTCTCCCGCCAGCGCGCCGTTCGACCACGGACTGAAGGTCAGGCGCGGCCACAAGTTGGGGGTGAGTTCGAGAATGATGCCATCCCGAGGTCCGAACTCCGAAAAGTTCACAATCTTGGGGTACTGGCCGTTTGGCCGGCCGTACAGCACGTATCCGAGCCGAGATCCGTCGGCACTGACGAACAGGTCGTCGACACCGTCGGCGTTCAGGTCGCCGATCGTGCGCGCAAACCGGATCGACGTCCTCGAGATGGTCCTGTCGTTCACGATCGCGAAGCCGTCGAAGTCTTGCGTCGGCACGGTCGTCAGGTCCGGGAAGCCGCCGCCGGGCCGGCCAAAGAACACGTAGGCCGCCTGCGATCCGGCGAAGCCCTCGAAGGCCGTCACGACGAAGTCGGCCGCGCCGTCGTTGTTGAGGTCGCCCGCTGAATCGATCGTCCGGCCGAAGCGCTCGGGCTCGCGTCCCTCGTGCTCGATCTCGAACCCATAGATGCCGCGAAGGCCATCGGCGGAGATCGGCTCGGGTCCGTAGCGGTCTTGGCCCGGCGCCAAGGCGGCGGCCGTGAGCAAGGCGGTCGCCGCAGCTGCCAACGCTCTTGTTCCCACGATCGGGCGATGCCCCTTGACGCTACGACGGATTCCCATCCCGTCCATGCTGCTCCCCTTCCTCGTGCACCCACTGGCGGCGCGTTCTCATGCGCCGCCGGAGGTCGTACCAGGATGGCCGTGCGGTGGTTGCCGATCGATGCGGGCGCGCGGAAACGCCCCCGATCCGCGCCGGATCGAGGCGCGGGCGGGGGCGTGACGGGCGGGCGTCCGACGTGTTCGGCGGCGCGCGGCCTACGCCGCTTGACCGCTGCTCTGCCCACCGGTCTGCACCTGCTGCTGGTTCCCCGGCTTGCCCATGAACACGACCATGGGCGGCGTCCACGCGCTGGAGCGCGGCGCCCGGCCATTGCTGCCTGCTTGCTGTCCGGAAGTGTGAGGAACGTTCTTCAGTGGTCCAAGATCACCCAAAGATCCCCAATCCATCCAAGAACGCTCCCAATCGCCCCCAGAGCCTCCCAGCGGGGTTACAAGGTCCGATACGTCCGCACGAGATTCGTTTCCTTCATGAAGGAAATCGTTTTGGTCCGGAGCGGAACGGTTTTCTTCGGGAAGGCAGCGGCTCCGGTTAGGAACGCAATCGCTGCCGTGGGCAAGGACGTCGCCGCGGCGCGGAAGCCGACGGCTGCGGCGGGGACCGGAGCGGCTTTGGTGCGGAACGAGATGACCCCGATGGGCAGCGCGGCGGCCGGCGTGCCCTCCATCGCCGCCGCGACCCCCAGGCCCCGGCACCGCGATCCCGAGCGCCCACGCCAAGACCCCGGGCCGGGGAATCATGATCCCGGGCGCGGGGATCGCGATGCCGGGGCAAGGTGGTGTGGTGCCCGGAGGGGGGATCGTGGTGCGGGGTGGGGGTGGCGCGATCGGTGGCTATGCACTCGCCGATTGGCCGCAGGCGACTTGTGCTTGCGTGTTGGACTCGGTTCTGGTATGCTCTACTTTCAAAGGAGAGATTCCATGCCGTCGATCACCGTCAAGCTGGCCGGCGCGGTTGCTTCTGTTTTGGCCGTCTCACCGCTGGCGTACGCCCAAAATCTCATTCCGGGAGGCGACTTTAGCGCCGGGCTGGCGGCGTTTGAAACCGATTACCAGATCGTGTCCCAACTCGACGTCGATGAAGGCACGCTCAACGTGTTTGACACGGGCGACGTGTACCGAACGTTCCCGGCCGTGGAGGTGGTGGGACCGGACCACACGACGGGCGACGGGGCACAGTTGGTCGTGAACGGATCGCCAGATGCCGGCACGTCGGTGCTTCGTTTCCGTGCAAACGTGCCGCGGGCCGGGCGATACACCGTCTCGATCTACTACACCAACACCAGCTTTGGCAGTCGTGGCAACGATGCCGAACTGGGCATCCTCGTCGATGGATCGCAGATCGGTGAGACGGTGCGAACCAGACCGGCGGGCATCTGGGACGCGTGGTTGAAGTTAGAACGAGAGATCACGCTGGCGGCAGCGGGCCCCGTCGTGGTCGAGGTGTTCGAGGCATCAGGGCAACGCTCGGGCAACGACTTTGCGCTCGACGATTTCTCGCTCGTCGAGACGTGTCGCGCAGATTTGGACGCCGATGGCGTTCTCACACTGTTCGACTTCTTGGCGTTCGGAGTCTTGTACGACGTTGGCTCTCCCTTGGCCGACTTCGACGGCGACGGTAGCCTCACCATCTTCGACTTCCTCGCCTTCCAGAATGCCTTCGACCTCGGATGCCCATGAGCACCGGGCCGGGGTAGGCACGGGGCATCGCTCCTACCCTGCCCTCCCATGACCCCCACCGCCCAGACCGCCTCCCAATCCCCCTCCCAACCCGGCAAAGCCGGAGCCCTCCTTGCCGCCCGCCAGGGCGATATCCACCTGTGGAGCCAGACCCTCATCCCCACCACCCGCGAGGCCCCCGCCGACGCGACGACGCCCAGCCACGTCTTCCTGGTGCGGGCGGGGTTCATCCGGCAGCTCGCCGCGGGGGTGTACGACTACCTGCCGCTGGCCTGGCGGAGCCTCCGCAAGATCCAGGAGATCGTGCGCCAGGAGCACGAGCGGATCGGGGCGATGGAGATGCTCTTCCCCGCGTTCGAGCCGATGAGCCTCTTAAAGGAAACCGGCCGCGACGAGGCGTACGGCGACGACCTGTTTACCTTGGAGGACCGGCACGGGCGGGCCCTCGCGCTCGCCCCGACCCACGAAGAGCCCATCGTCGAGATGATGAAGGGCGCGGTGACCAGCTACAAGCAGCTGCCGCTGAGCCTGTACCAGATCCAGACCAAGTTCCGCGACGAGCCGCGGCCGCGCTCGGGGCTGCTGCGCTGCCGCGAGTTCATCATGAAGGACGCGTACTCGTTCCACCTCAATCAGCAGGGCGAGGGCGGGCTGGACGTGACCTACGACCACTTCTACGACGCGTACACGCGGATCTTCACGCGGTGCGGCCTGACGTTCACCGCCGTCGAGGCCGAGAGCGGGCCCATCGGCGGCTCGGCCAGCCACGAGTTCATGGTGCACGCCGAGAGCGGCGAGGACAAGGTGCTCGTGTGCCCGGTGAGCGGGTACGCGGCGAACGTGGAGAAGGCGGAGATCGGGGAGCGGGCTTGGAGCTTCGAGGGTGCTGCTTCGCAGGAACTCAAGAAGCACCACACGCCGGAGATGCCGGGGATCGAGCTCGTCGCCGGGCACCTGGGGACGACCGCGGCGGGCATGCTCAAGACCATCGTCTTCGAGCGCGTCTTGAAAGACCCGGACAAGACGAAGTACGTCCTGGCCGTGGTACGCGGCGACCACGACGTGAACGAGGGCAAGGTACGCGACGCGGTGGGCTCGGGCGTGAAGCTGGCCGACGAGGCGAAGGCGAAGGCGGATGGGCTGGCGATCGGCTACTTGAGCCCGAGCGCGTTCGCCAGGCTGACCGGAGCGACGATCGTCGTCGACCCCGACGCGGCGCAGGGCTCGACCGCCTGGGCGACCGGCGCCGATGAGATGGACCACCACGTCACCGGCTGGCACTGGGGCCGCGACCTCGGGTACGAGACCGAGAAGCTCAAGGTCGCCGATATCCGCAACGCCGAAGAAGGCGACCCGTCGCCGCGGGCCGAGGGCGCGAGGCTCGAGACCCAGCGCGGCATCGAAGTCGGCCACATCTTCAAGCTGGGCACGAAGTACTCCGATGCGATGGACTTCAAGGTGCTCGCCGAGGACCAGAAGCCGCGGTCGGTCACCATGGGCTGCTACGGGATCGGCGTCAGCCGGACGATGGCCGCGTGCGTCGAGATGAGCCACGACGACAACGGCATCGTCTGGCCGGCGGCCGTCGCGCCGTACCACGTGCAGATCATCCTGATGAAGCCCGAGGACGAGAAGCAGCAATCCGTCGCCAGCGACCTGGCCCAGCAACTGGCCGCGAAGGGCGCCGACGTGCTGATCGACGACCGCAAGGAGCGCCCGGGCCCGAAGTTCAAGGACGCCGACCTGATCGGCATCCCTGTTCGCCTCACGCTGGGCGACAAGGCCCTGGACGCCGGCGGCGTGGAGTTCAAGCTCCGCAAGGACGCGGGCAAGGGCGAGGTCGTGCCGATGGCCGAGGTCGTTGAGCGTTGCGTGAGCGCGCTGGAGAGCGCATGAGCGTGCTGCTCAACGCGAAGGACGTCCACAAGACCTACAGGCTGGGCCGCGTGCCGGTGCCGGTGCTGCGTGGGGCGTCGATCACCCTCAAGGAAGGCGAGTGGGTCGCGATCCTCGGCGCCTCGGGCAGCGGCAAGAGCACGCTGCTGCACCTGATCGGCGGATTGGACAAGCCCCAGGACGGCACGATCACCTTCCAGGGACGCGACATCTCCCGCCTCGGGCCGGGCGGGCTCAACCGCTACCGCTCGCGCGACGTGGGCATCGTCTTCCAGTTCTACCACCTGCTGCCCGAGCTCGACGTGATGGGCAACGTGCTGCTGGGCGCGATGACGCAGGGCGTGCTGGGCCGCAAGGTCCCCGCCGAGCGGCGGTCGCGTGCGAAGGAGCTGCTCACGGCCTTCGGCCTGGGCGAGCGCTTGCGCCACAAGCCCGCCCAGCTCAGCGGCGGCGAGCGCCAGCGGGTGGCCATCGCCCGGGCCCTGATCGCCGACCCCCCGCTGCTGCTGGCCGACGAGCCCACCGGCAACCTCGACCAGCACACCGGCGAGGGCATCCTCGACGCCCTCGAGAAGGTCGTTCGGCCGGATGACGACTCGATTGATGGGGGGGCCCCGAAGCGCGCCATGCTCATGGTCACCCACGACCAGCACGTGGCCGAGCGGGCCGACCGGATCGTGCACATGGTCGATGGGCAGATCGTCGAGGCCGAGGCGGTCGCAAAGGCCTAGGGACAGCCCGTATTCCACGGGTGGGATCTCTG contains:
- a CDS encoding FG-GAP-like repeat-containing protein, whose amino-acid sequence is MFRLRPAVAALAVLPALVPAATAFGQGCDPSDLFETRVNYDAGDRARSVVMGDLDGDGDPDLAVANLGSNDFSVLLNSGHGTFAPEVRYAHSGNNGFAVTMGDLDGDGDADLMTANSTSDNVSVLLNNGDGTFARGVLYDAGDEPRSVAIGDLDGDGDVDLAVANYRGNSASVLLNNGDGTFVPRVDYGAGNGAWSMAVGDLDGDGDGDLITANDIGDSVSVLLNNGDGTFAPSVPYDVGNGPRSIAVGDLDGDGAADLVTANFVGDNASVLLNNGDGTFGARVEYDTPNGPEGVAIGDLNSDGVPDLATVNGQASSANRVSVLIGNGDGTFAPRTNYLVGAAPASVAMGDLNGDGALDLATANSNGDSVSVLLNRCVAPIITTQPASLLLPAGGGVAEFGVVAGGTSGFLYQWRRDGVDLVDGGGVSGSMTPTLTIDATIEDVAAYDVMVTNVAGDTVSQPGVLAVRPNPCPADFDGDGSLTLFDFLAFQNAFDAGCGG
- a CDS encoding GC-type dockerin domain-anchored protein, whose product is MAAAATALLTAAALAPGQDRYGPEPISADGLRGIYGFEIEHEGREPERFGRTIDSAGDLNNDGAADFVVTAFEGFAGSQAAYVFFGRPGGGFPDLTTVPTQDFDGFAIVNDRTISRTSIRFARTIGDLNADGVDDLFVSADGSRLGYVLYGRPNGQYPKIVNFSEFGPRDGIILELTPNLWPRLTFSPWSNGALAGDVNGDGVDDAVFSFARMRDESGHSACQAYVLYGSADGLPARIDPRLFDGADGFLILPESGDDLLGVAVDGAGDVNGDGFADVVLGASGDVGSRPFEILAPGKAHVVFGGPALGAVVDVAGLDGTNGFTLRPGPDRSFGLGYGVAGVGDLNGDGRDDVAFGAPSAGDRFDGRVFVLFGAPWFEAEYRTDAIGEDEGGVFLDSSDELVRKGLGWSVAAAGDVNADGRSDIIIGAPSIIEEFGRAHVVFGRSGGGPLGPGGVFDVATLDGESGVTITSPRRGGSDYFGARVGGLGDIDVDGNDDIGITAEEANLGAGEAFVHLSGGFCPPDANGDGRLDAFDVLEFLNQYQARQALGDWNSDGFFSQEDLAAFLNDFDAGCP
- a CDS encoding ABC transporter ATP-binding protein, which gives rise to MSVLLNAKDVHKTYRLGRVPVPVLRGASITLKEGEWVAILGASGSGKSTLLHLIGGLDKPQDGTITFQGRDISRLGPGGLNRYRSRDVGIVFQFYHLLPELDVMGNVLLGAMTQGVLGRKVPAERRSRAKELLTAFGLGERLRHKPAQLSGGERQRVAIARALIADPPLLLADEPTGNLDQHTGEGILDALEKVVRPDDDSIDGGAPKRAMLMVTHDQHVAERADRIVHMVDGQIVEAEAVAKA
- a CDS encoding GC-type dockerin domain-anchored protein, which produces MPSITVKLAGAVASVLAVSPLAYAQNLIPGGDFSAGLAAFETDYQIVSQLDVDEGTLNVFDTGDVYRTFPAVEVVGPDHTTGDGAQLVVNGSPDAGTSVLRFRANVPRAGRYTVSIYYTNTSFGSRGNDAELGILVDGSQIGETVRTRPAGIWDAWLKLEREITLAAAGPVVVEVFEASGQRSGNDFALDDFSLVETCRADLDADGVLTLFDFLAFGVLYDVGSPLADFDGDGSLTIFDFLAFQNAFDLGCP
- a CDS encoding proline--tRNA ligase; translation: MTPTAQTASQSPSQPGKAGALLAARQGDIHLWSQTLIPTTREAPADATTPSHVFLVRAGFIRQLAAGVYDYLPLAWRSLRKIQEIVRQEHERIGAMEMLFPAFEPMSLLKETGRDEAYGDDLFTLEDRHGRALALAPTHEEPIVEMMKGAVTSYKQLPLSLYQIQTKFRDEPRPRSGLLRCREFIMKDAYSFHLNQQGEGGLDVTYDHFYDAYTRIFTRCGLTFTAVEAESGPIGGSASHEFMVHAESGEDKVLVCPVSGYAANVEKAEIGERAWSFEGAASQELKKHHTPEMPGIELVAGHLGTTAAGMLKTIVFERVLKDPDKTKYVLAVVRGDHDVNEGKVRDAVGSGVKLADEAKAKADGLAIGYLSPSAFARLTGATIVVDPDAAQGSTAWATGADEMDHHVTGWHWGRDLGYETEKLKVADIRNAEEGDPSPRAEGARLETQRGIEVGHIFKLGTKYSDAMDFKVLAEDQKPRSVTMGCYGIGVSRTMAACVEMSHDDNGIVWPAAVAPYHVQIILMKPEDEKQQSVASDLAQQLAAKGADVLIDDRKERPGPKFKDADLIGIPVRLTLGDKALDAGGVEFKLRKDAGKGEVVPMAEVVERCVSALESA
- a CDS encoding GC-type dockerin domain-anchored protein → MTRPNRYYIITLAIAGASTLASAQDDLRVLTWDDARARACGDQTFSLLGDTVHTDLRDALLNPAAFGPGGVVGRSIVLTGTPELTEAALREADVVIMPRFDSLNACEQRLLRLFLDQGGGVLIFENGSPDTMAEVVPTGGATSCGSNAFAFTGAHPVVDGPFGALSGPWQRVFNCAMDDLGAGATPLATIGTGAATAAAFERGEGRAVLVGDEEWAMSIDPCPAAPAWNANGRVFALNAVAWVAPDEGFAFDPPPFVCQADLDGNCLLELFDFLAFQNLFDAGDPAADFDGDGSLTIFDFLAFQNAFDMGCP